One window of the Epinephelus moara isolate mb chromosome 22, YSFRI_EMoa_1.0, whole genome shotgun sequence genome contains the following:
- the LOC126384225 gene encoding uncharacterized protein LOC126384225 codes for MEDRAPPGSRMQNPQALHIATGWARKRYGPKLSTTTLHTTPSAPTPMSIPGAPSPPIPPQTSVSPSIHPRPPGQPPTGDNIVNRGKPRTPSGPSPTSPPELGSSPPPVPIYAQVVIQAPNSKCPPPVTEGPPVPVTHPHVRPRALSPSPTCPLSASTPLPQRSKTRLSFQITRDIQEPLPNSPTPQLSPVLPILHNKPSIPSPSSSPILPQQPTEEHPPAFSHQPTHGTLLSTQSATQETGD; via the exons ATGGAGGATCGAGCCCCACCCGGATCCAGGATGCAG AACCCACAGGCCCTCCACATAGCTACTGGCTGGGCCCGCAAACGCTATGGCCCCAAGCTTTCTACAACCACCCTTCACACG aCTCCATCTGCCCCCACCCCCATGTCCATCCCTGGGGCCCCTTCCCCCCCCATCCCACCACAGACTTCTGTCTCCCCCAGCATCCACCCACGGCCGCCGGGGCAACCACCTACTGGCGACAATATTGTCAACCGAGGAAAGCCCCGCACCCCCTCAGGGCCTTCTCCCACCTCTCCGCCCGAACTAGGAAGCTCACCCCCTCCGGTTCCGATTTATGCCCAGGTTGTCATTCAGGCCCCGAACAGCAAGTGCCCTCCTCCTGTAACGGAGGGACCCCCTGTCCCGGTGACGCACCCTCACGTCCGGCCACGGGCTCTCTCTCCATCCCCCACGTGTCCGTTGAGTGCATCCACCCCTTTGCCCCAACGATCCAAAACACGCCTCTCCTTCCAAATCACCCGGGACATACAGGAACCACTTCCCAACTCCCCTACCCCACAACTTTCTCCTGTTCTCCCCATCTTACACAATAAGCCCTCTATTCCATCGCCTTCATCCTCTCCCATTCTCCCCCAGCAGCCAACTGAAGAACATCCACCGGCATTCTCCCATCAACCCACACATGGCACACTGCTATCAACGCAGTCTGCCACCCAGGAGACCGGGGATTGA